A genome region from Scyliorhinus canicula chromosome 16, sScyCan1.1, whole genome shotgun sequence includes the following:
- the LOC119979531 gene encoding LOW QUALITY PROTEIN: 2-aminoethanethiol dioxygenase-like (The sequence of the model RefSeq protein was modified relative to this genomic sequence to represent the inferred CDS: inserted 1 base in 1 codon) — protein sequence MPGDKMASSLIQTIARQARTTFKLLPLAETGRFQDNLQQLNSLLEKIQVDDLNLGPRRNQGPRHGPPVTYMHICETEYFSMGVFLLQGGACIPLHDHPGMHGLLKVLYGSVAVKCFDKEETEPGAGPAAGVQFNPPLLQCQQATLRRSLQSSTKVLDQASGPCILTPLHNNMHQIDALDGPAAFLDILAPPYDPEXGRDCHYFKVLQTVSEGPGKASPAPSPVQEAVWLLEVPQPSDFWCGGEPYPGPKVVPDREAGQME from the exons ATGCCGGGGGATAAGATGGCCTCCTCCCTGATTCAGACGATTGCCCGCCAGGCCCGCACCACCTTCAAGCTGCTGCCGCTGGCTGAGACCGGCCGCTTCCAggacaacctgcagcagctgaactcgctgctggagaagATCCAGGTGGACGATCTGaacctggggcccaggaggaacCAAGGCCCCCGGCACGGGCCCCCGGTCACCTACATGCACATCTGCGAGACCGAGTACTTCTCCATGGGGGTCTTCCTGCTGCAAGGCGGAGCCTGTATCCCGTTGCATGACCACCCGGGGATGCACGGTCTGCTCAAGGTGCTCTACGGCAGCGTGGCCGTCAAATGCTTCGACAAGGAGGAGACCGAGCCCGGCGCTGGGCCTGCAGCCGGCGTCCAGTTCAACCCGCCCCTGCTGCAGTGTCAGCAGGCCACTCTGCGCCGCTCTCTGCAGAGCTCCACCAAGGTGCTGGACCAGGCGAGCGGGCCCTGCATTCTCACCCCGCTGCACAACAACATGCACCAGATCGACGCACTGGACGGGCCCGCCGCTTTCCTGGACATTCTGGCCCCACCTTACGACCCGG GCGGGAGGGACTGTCACTACTTCAAGGTGTTACAAACCGTGTCTGAGGGCCCGGGGAAAGCCAGCCCTGCTCCCTCTCCGGTGCAGGAGGCCGTGTGGCTGCTGGAAGTGCCGCAACCCTCCGATTTCTGGTGCGGCGGAGAGCCTTACCCTGGCCCCAAGGTGGTCCCTGATCGAGAAGCTGGCCAGATGGAATAG
- the egr2b gene encoding LOW QUALITY PROTEIN: early growth response protein 2b (The sequence of the model RefSeq protein was modified relative to this genomic sequence to represent the inferred CDS: substituted 1 base at 1 genomic stop codon) has translation MTAKTAEKIPLSLGGLFHQLPESMYSVDEISSLPVSLAAFTNQELAQYEQMPSADGMINVDMGSEKRPIDLPYHNYHPNPASRGQTFTYMGKFSIDSQCASANWSPDGIINIVSTGIFGVPPPSSTSSSSSSSSSASPNPLSSTLSCTMAQNPSEMEHMYSPPPPYTCGEIYQEPAPFFSTSTCSLGYPPPSYPSPKPVVDNTLXPHPAEYSSIFQPQHPHRELNPAIERKPFSCPVEQIRMAPPLTPLSTIRNFTLGNTSGEGTRLPSAYGGHNLPLRPIRLRKYPNRPSKTPVHERPYPCPAEGCDRRFSRSDELTRHIRIHTGHKPFQCRICMRNFSRSDHLTTHIRTHTGEKPFSCDFCGRKFARSDERKRHTKIHLRQKEKKLASERAANSTVTTLCSGSSPLTVCPPRTV, from the exons ATGACGGCGAAAACGGCGGAGAAGATCCCGCTGTCCCTCGGTGGTCTCTTCCATCAGCTCCCGGAAAGCATGTACTCGGTGGATGAGATCAGCTCGCTGCCTGTCTCCCTCGCCGCCTTCACTAACCAGGAGCTGGCACAGTATGAGCAGATGCCCTCAG CAGATGGAATGATTAACGTGGACATGGGCAGCGAGAAGAGACCCATCGACCTGCCTTATCACAACTATCACCCAAACCCTGCTTCCCGCGGTCAGACTTTTACCTACATGGGCAAGTTCTCTATTGACTCTCAATGTGCCAGCGCCAATTGGAGCCCCGATGGAATCATTAACATAGTGAGTACTGGGATCTTTGGAGTCCCTCCACCTTCCTCCACCtcgtcgtcctcctcctcctcttcctcggccTCTCCGAATCCGCTCTCCAGCACCCTCAGCTGCACAATGGCACAGAACCCGAGTGAGATGGAGCACATGTACTCGCCGCCGCCTCCTTATACCTGCGGGGAGATATACCAGGAGCCGGCTCCCTTCTTCAGCACCTCCACCTGCAGCCTGGGATACCCTCCTCCCTCCTACCCTTCCCCCAAGCCGGTGGTGGACAACACCTTATAACCCCATCCTGCGGAGTACAGcagcatcttccagcctcagcacCCGCACCGAGAGCTGAACCCAGCAATCGAGCGCAAACCCTTCTCCTGCCCGGTGGAGCAGATCAGGATGGCCCCTCCGCTCACCCCTCTCTCCACCATCAGAAACTTCACTCTGGGGAACACGTCGGGGGAAGGGACTCGGCTGCCCAGCGCTTATGGTGGACACAACCTGCCCCTCCGGCCCATCCGGCTCAGGAAGTACCCCAACCGCCCCAGCAAGACCCCGGTCCACGAGAGGCCCTACCCGTGCCCGGCCGAAGGCTGCGACCGCCGCTTCTCCCGCTCGGACGAGCTCACCCGGCACATCCGCATCCACACCGGCCATAAGCCCTTCCAGTGCCGCATCTGCATGAGGAACTTCAGCCGGAGCGACCACCTGACCACCCACATCCGCACCCACACCGGGGAGAAGCCCTTCTCCTGCGACTTCTGCGGCAGGAAATTCGCCCGCAGCGACGAAAGGAAGAGGCACACCAAGATCCACCTGCGGCAGAAAGAGAAGAAGCTGGCCAGCGAGAGGGCGGCCAACTCCACAGTGACAACCCTGTGCTCAGGGAGCAGCCCTCTGACCGTCTGTCCGCCCAGGACAGTATAA